A region of Phoenix dactylifera cultivar Barhee BC4 unplaced genomic scaffold, palm_55x_up_171113_PBpolish2nd_filt_p 000112F, whole genome shotgun sequence DNA encodes the following proteins:
- the LOC103718891 gene encoding uncharacterized protein LOC103718891, whose translation MGNCSPKPKNGTRSPAAAAAKPGPIVRLYGKESCPIAWRIRVALLYKSVAVQFFPTDGPVFLRCGGEAVEGPADSLLRYIDSKFPRPPVVAVERGTAAGKAALVTALQHRSVERHVEVMVRWAAELVAGGRGGGRMEARKVGRSYGQLVEVMLEHAQMEERLLFPALEAAADRGVCKVANEEHARDLPIMNGINEDIKSLVAMDAGAPCYQEALLNLSLRFKTLQEHCKEHFKEEEKELLPLLEAAERTRIGEENDTSSSFAEQVMLLMESTHSHLFPFFMAGLLPHEAMQYVDLVCLCTCDQQRVVAMLKSLTTLIDGTHPPSICNIPLKSL comes from the exons ATGGGGAACTGCTCTCCGAAACCGAAGAATGGGACCCgatcgccggcggcggcggcggcgaagccCGGCCCGATTGTGCGGCTCTACGGGAAGGAATCGTGTCCGATCGCGTGGCGGATCCGCGTCGCGCTCCTCTACAAATCGGTCGCCGTCCAGTTCTTCCCCACCGACGGGCCGGTGTTCCTCAGGTGCGGCGGCGAGGCGGTGGAGGGGCCCGCGGATTCGCTTCTGAGGTATATCGATTCGAAGTTCCCGCGGCCGCCGGTGGTGGCGGTGGAGAGGGGAACAGCAGCCGGGAAGGCGGCGCTGGTGACGGCTTTGCAGCACCGGAGCGTGGAGCGGCACGTGGAGGTGATGGTGCGGTGGGCGgcggagctggtcgccggcgGAAGAGGCGGGGGGAGGATGGAGGCAAGGAAGGTGGGCCGGAGTTACGGACAACTGGTGGAGGTGATGCTGGAGCACGCGCAGATGGAGGAGCGCCTCCTCTTCCCCGCCCTTGAGGCGGCCGCCGATAGAG GGGTGTGTAAAGTGGCGAACGAGGAGCACGCGAGGGACCTGCCCATAATGAACGGGATAAACGAGGATATCAAATCTCTGGTGGCGATGGATGCAGGAGCGCCGTGCTATCAGGAGGCATTGCTCAATCTCTCCCTTCGCTTCAAGACCTTGCAA GAACATTGCAAGGAACACTtcaaagaggaagagaaggagctCTTACCACTTCTAGAGGCTGCGGAAAGAACCCGAATTGGAGAAGAGAATGATACCTCGTCCTCTTTTGCAGAACAAGTGATGTTGTTGATGGAGAGTACTCACTCCCACCTCTTCCCCTTCTTCATGGCTGGGCTTCTCCCTCATGAAGCCATGCAGTATGTAGACCTGGTCTGCCTGTGCACCTGCGATCAGCAACGAGTGGTCGCGATGCTCAAATCGCTGACCACCCTAATAGATGGCACACATCCACCGTCCATTTGTAATATACCCCTCAAATCtctgtga
- the LOC103718872 gene encoding LOW QUALITY PROTEIN: N-carbamoylputrescine amidase (The sequence of the model RefSeq protein was modified relative to this genomic sequence to represent the inferred CDS: deleted 1 base in 1 codon): MQKLAKELGVVIPVSFFEEANNAHYNSIAIIDADGMDLGLYRNHIFQMDQVTQEKFYFNPGDTGFKVFTTKFAKIGVAICWDQWFPEAARAMALQGAEILLYPTAIGSEPQDKGLDSREHWKRVMQGHAGANLVPLVASNRVGKETIKTEHGESVITFYGNSFIAGPSGEIMALANDKDEDMLIAEFDLEKIKTQRYSWGVFRDRRPDLYKVLLTLDGSKPSL; the protein is encoded by the exons ATGCAAAAACTTGCAAAGGAGTTAGGCGTTGTGATACCAGTGAGTTTCTTTGAGGAAGCAAACAATGCTCATTATAATTCAATAGCCATCATTGATGCAGATGGGATGGATCTTGGATTATATAGGAATCACATATTCCAGATGGACCAG GTTACCCAAGAAAAATTCTATTTCAATCCAGGTGACACTGGTTTCAAG GTTTTCACAACTAAATTTGCCAAAATTGGGGTTG CAATTTGTTGGGATCAGTGGTTTCCAGAAGCCGCACGAGCTATGGCTCTTCAAGGTGCAGAAATATTGTTGTATCCTACT GCCATTGGATCTGAACCGCAAGATAAAGGGCTTGACTCGCGCGAACATTGGAAGCGAGTAATGCAAGGACATGCTGGAGCTAATTTG GTTCCTCTTGTAGCTTCCAACCGGGTTGGAAAGGAGACGATCAAAACAGAACATGGTGAGAGTGTGATCACATTCTATGGCAATTCTTTCATAGCAG GACCAAGTGGAGAAATAATGGCGCTTGCAAATGATAAAGATGAAGATATGCTGATTGCGGAGTTTGACCTGGAAAAAATCAAGACGCAGAGATACAGTTGGGGGGTATTTCGTGATCGGCGACCAGACCTATACAAGGTACTCTTGACATTAGATGGCAGCAAACCTTCTCTGTGA